One window of Centropristis striata isolate RG_2023a ecotype Rhode Island chromosome 23, C.striata_1.0, whole genome shotgun sequence genomic DNA carries:
- the relch gene encoding RAB11-binding protein RELCH homolog isoform X4: MASVNPFNLSDSEEEAERRPNETVDTERSPSGGAPGPPPGNPFSPPADAEPPTLLLSSNRTSPSGEGSVAATSAMAGTAETRISVDAIAAQLLRDQYILTALEFHTELLEAGRDLPRLRDYFSNPGNFERQSGTPPAKDQVLGPGGPLNRAGSISTLDSLDFARYSDDGNRESDERVAESEVPSQERKNFKSSPEIQEPIRPLEKRALNFLVNEYLLKNEYKLSSITFSDENDDQDFELWDDVGLNIPKPPDLLQLYRNCGSPLPSPRDTVDVSVGVDFGDLPGNCIAQDPPKKLDLSQQQQTEVVQELEYQISLLNNEKQSLAEQIKKLQSEIQTLKRTVSSPPPATLDLSSQNASNPSACTTTTTSSTDPLSVPPTDNGQYLDIRGVSEPETNPDPPSSQNITQPHPQSHNKLKSRPPVQFDQPNRKLSPAFQQALLSFCRMCSDSRLGAEVSRIADSEESVMLMLGRCLPHIVPNVLLAKRERMVAHLCQELIPLILCTACLHPEPKERDQLLHILFNLIKRPDDEQRQMILTGCVAFARHVGPTRVEAELLPQCWEQINHKYPERRLLVAESCGALAPYLPKEIRSSLVLSMLQQMLAEDKADMVREAVVKSLGIIMGYIDDPDKYSQGFELMLLSLGDPSERVVSAVHQVFIPAFAAWTTELGTLHTALIPSLLARIEKLLMQGEHGLDEHKLHVFLSALQSLIPPLFAVVLQNAPFTSRAKLNGEIPAIEVTRFPRPASPLQDVATIIGSREMLSALLLLYDHQLEHEGTTGWDSLLWVVNQLLPQLIEIVGRINVTSSTCVHEFSRFFWRLCRTFGKIFTNTKVKPQFQEILRLSEENVDASAGNDILTKATVPIYATGVLTCYNQDEDRKLLVGFLEDVMTTLSLSHAPLDSLKASFVELGANPVYHELLLTVLWYGVVHTSALVRCTAARMFELLVKGVNETLVAQRVVPALITLSSDPEISVRISTIPAFGTIMETVTQKELLERVKMQLASFLEDPQYQDQHSLHMEIIRTFGRVGPNAEPRFRDEFVLPHLHKLALANNSQTVESKRIDIATQLFEAYSALSCCFISEEVMVNHFLPGLRCLRTDMEQLSPEHEVILSSMIKECEIKVENRGMADAQGSMSIASSLVGEDAKTKFLSKMGQLTTSGAMLANVFQRKK, encoded by the exons ATGGCGTCGGTCAACCCGTTTAATCTCAGTGATTCTGAGGAAGAGGCTGAGCGGCGCCCTAATGAAACAGTTGACACAGAGAGAAGCCCGAGTGGCGGGGCGCCAGGGCCACCGCCAGGGAATCCTTTCTCTCCGCCTGCGGACGCCGAGCCTCCGACGCTTCTGCTGTCTAGCAACCGGACGAGCCCCAGCGGTGAGGGCTCGGTGGCGGCCACCTCCGCTATGGCAGGCACCGCGGAGACACGGATATCTGTGGATGCTATAGCTGCTCAGCTATTACGGGACCAATATATTCTCACGGCGTTGGAGTTTCACACAGAACTGTTGGAAGCAGGCAGAGATCTCCCCAGGTTGAGGGATTATTTCTCTAACCCTGGCAACTTCGAGCGACAGAGCGGCACTCCGCCTGCCAAAGACCAGGTACTTGGACCGGGAGGACCACTGA ATCGAGCAGGCAGCATCAGCACCTTGGACTCTCTGGACTTTGCCCGGTACTCAGATGACGGCAACCGAGAGTCAGACGAGCGGGTGGCAG AGAGCGAAGTGCCCTctcaggagagaaaaaacttcAAGTCAAGTCCTGAAATTCAG GAGCCTATACGCCCACTGGAGAAAAGAGCCTTAAACTTCCTTGTGaatgaatatttattaaaaaatgaatataaactCTCATCCATCACCTTCTCTGATGAAAATGACGATCag GACTTTGAGTTGTGGGATGATGTCGGCCTCAACATTCCAAAACCCCCCGACCTGTTGCAGCTCTACAGGAACTGTGGTTCACCGCTCCCTTCTCCTCGGGACACCGTTGATGTGTCAGTAGGGGTGGATTTTGGCGATCTTCCAGGAAACTGCATTGCCCAAGATCCCCCAAAGAAGCTAGACCTCTCCCAACAG CAACAGACAGAAGTTGTCCAAGAGTTGGAATACCAGATCAGCCTCCTCAACAATGAGAAGCAGAGTCTAGCTGAGCAGATCAAGAAACTGCAGAG TGAGATTCAGACCCTGAAGAGGACCGTCTCCTCTCCACCTCCGGCCACTCTGGACCTGAGCTCCCAGAATGCATCTAACCCCTCTGcctgcaccaccaccaccacatccTCCACTGATCCTCTCTCTGTG CCTCCTACAGATAATGGCCAGTATCTGGACATCCGGGGGGTTTCAGAGCCAGAAACCAACCCGGACCCCCCCTCTTCTCAAAACATTACACAACCTCACCCACAGTCCCACAATAAGCTCAAGAGTCGGCCTCCTGTCCAGTTTGATCAACCTAACAG GAAGTTATCCCCGGCCTTCCAGCAAGCCCTGCTGTCCTTCTGCAGAATGTGCTCTGACAGCCGCTTGGGAGCAGAG GTGTCTCGTATAGCAGACAGTGAGGAGAGTGTGATGTTAATGCTGGGCCGCTGCCTCCCTCACATCGTACCGAATGTCCTTCTTGCTAAACGAGAG AGAATGGTTGCACATCTTTGCCAG GAATTGATCCCACTCATCCTATGTACCGCCTGCCTTCACCCAGAGCCTAAAGAGAGAGACCAGCTCCTCCACATCCTCTTTAACCTAATCAAGAGACCAGATGATGAGCAGAG ACAAATGATCTTGACGGGGTGTGTTGCGTTTGCAAGGCACGTGGGTCCCACGCGTGTCGAGGCTGAATTGCTTCCTCAGTGCTGGGAACAG ATTAACCACAAATATCCAGAGAGGAGATTGTTGGTGGCAGAGTCCTGTGGAGCCTTAGCACCATACCTGCCT AAGGAGATCCGTAGCTCCTTGGTTCTGTCCATGTTGCAGCAGATGCTCGCTGAGGACAAGGCTGACATGGTCAGAGAGGCAGTGGTTAAGAGTCTTGGCATCATCATGGGTTACATAGATGACCCTGACAAATATTCCCAG GGTTTTGAGCTGATGCTGCTTTCACTTGGGGACCCATCAGAGCGGGTGGTCAGCGCAGTCCACCAGGTCTTCATTCCTGCCTTTGCTGCCTGGACCACAGAACTGGGCACCCTGCACACTGCACTCATCCCTTCTCTGTTGGCACGTATAGAGAAACTACTTATG CAAGGGGAACACGGTCTGGATGAACACAAGCTACACGTATTCCTGTCGGCACTACAGTCTCTCATCCCTCCTCTGTTTGCTGTGGTGCTGCAGAACGCACCTTTCACCAGCAGAGCCAAACTCAATGGAGAAATACCTGCAATAGAGG TGACCCGGTTCCCCAGGCCGGCTTCCCCCCTCCAAGACGTGGCAACCATTATCGGCAGTAGGGAGATGCTGAGTGCCCTGCTGCTGCTCTATGACCACCAGCTAGAGCATGAAGGAACCACCGGCTGGGACAGCCTGCTATGGGTGGTCAACcaact CCTTCCGCAGCTCATAGAGATTGTGGGTCGTATCAATGTGACGTCATCCACCTGCGTTCATGAGTTCTCCCGCTTCTTCTGGAGGCTCTGCCGCACCTTTGGCAAGATTTTTACCAACACTAAG GTTAAACCACAGTTCCAAGAGATCCTCCGGCTATCTGAAGAGAATGTCG ATGCTTCAGCAGGGAATGACATTCTCACCAAAGCCACAGTCCCCATCTACGCCACTGGAGTGCTGACTTGTTATAACCAG GATGAGGACCGCAAGTTGTTGGTTGGTTTCCTGGAGGATGTTATGACAACCCTGTCTCTGTCCCATGCACCTCTGGACAGCCTGAAGGCCTCCTTTGTAGAGCTAGG TGCCAACCCAGTGTACCATGAATTGCTGCTCACTGTTCTGTGGTATGGGGTAGTCCATACCTCTGCACTGGTCCGGTGTACTGCAGCACGGATGTTTGAG CTGCTGGTGAAGGGGGTGAATGAGACACTGGTAGCTCAGAGAGTGGTGCCGGCTCTCATCACACTGTCCTCCGACCCTGAAAT TTCAGTGAGGATATCGACTATTCCTGCCTTTGGTACCATCATGGAGACCGTCACACAAAAAGAG ctgctgGAGCGTGTAAAAATGCAGCTGGCATCATTCCTGGAAGACCCTCAGTACCAAGATCAGCACTCTTTGCACATGGAGATCATCAGGACATTTGGAAGGGTTGGACCTAATGCAGAGCCACGCTTTAGAGATGAGT ttgTGTTGCCACATCTTCACAAGCTGGCGCTGGCTAACAACAGCCAGACGGTGGAGAGCAAGAGGATCGACATCGCCACCCAGCTGTTTGAGGCCTACAGCGccctctcctgctgct TTATTTCTGAGGAGGTGATGGTCAACCACTTCCTGCCTGGCCTCAGGTGTCTGCGCACTGACATGGAGCAACTCTCTCCTGAGCACGAG GTTATTCTGAGTTCTATGATCAAAGAGTGTGAAATCAAGGTGGAAAACAGAGGAATGGCAGATGCACAAGG ATCCATGTCTATCGCCTCCAGTTTAGTGGGTGAAGATGCCAAGACCAAGTTCCTGAGCAAGATGGGTCAGCTAACCACCTCTGGCGCCATGCTGGCCAACGTCTTCCAGAGAAAGAAGTGA
- the relch gene encoding RAB11-binding protein RELCH homolog isoform X5: protein MASVNPFNLSDSEEEAERRPNETVDTERSPSGGAPGPPPGNPFSPPADAEPPTLLLSSNRTSPSGEGSVAATSAMAGTAETRISVDAIAAQLLRDQYILTALEFHTELLEAGRDLPRLRDYFSNPGNFERQSGTPPAKDQVLGPGGPLNRAGSISTLDSLDFARYSDDGNRESDERVAESEVPSQERKNFKSSPEIQEPIRPLEKRALNFLVNEYLLKNEYKLSSITFSDENDDQDFELWDDVGLNIPKPPDLLQLYRNCGSPLPSPRDTVDVSVGVDFGDLPGNCIAQDPPKKLDLSQQQQTEVVQELEYQISLLNNEKQSLAEQIKKLQSEIQTLKRTVSSPPPATLDLSSQNASNPSACTTTTTSSTDPLSVPPTDNGQYLDIRGVSEPETNPDPPSSQNITQPHPQSHNKLKSRPPVQFDQPNRKLSPAFQQALLSFCRMCSDSRLGAEVSRIADSEESVMLMLGRCLPHIVPNVLLAKREELIPLILCTACLHPEPKERDQLLHILFNLIKRPDDEQRQMILTGCVAFARHVGPTRVEAELLPQCWEQINHKYPERRLLVAESCGALAPYLPKEIRSSLVLSMLQQMLAEDKADMVREAVVKSLGIIMGYIDDPDKYSQGFELMLLSLGDPSERVVSAVHQVFIPAFAAWTTELGTLHTALIPSLLARIEKLLMQGEHGLDEHKLHVFLSALQSLIPPLFAVVLQNAPFTSRAKLNGEIPAIEVTRFPRPASPLQDVATIIGSREMLSALLLLYDHQLEHEGTTGWDSLLWVVNQLLPQLIEIVGRINVTSSTCVHEFSRFFWRLCRTFGKIFTNTKVKPQFQEILRLSEENVDASAGNDILTKATVPIYATGVLTCYNQDEDRKLLVGFLEDVMTTLSLSHAPLDSLKASFVELGANPVYHELLLTVLWYGVVHTSALVRCTAARMFELLVKGVNETLVAQRVVPALITLSSDPEISVRISTIPAFGTIMETVTQKELLERVKMQLASFLEDPQYQDQHSLHMEIIRTFGRVGPNAEPRFRDEFVLPHLHKLALANNSQTVESKRIDIATQLFEAYSALSCCFISEEVMVNHFLPGLRCLRTDMEQLSPEHEVILSSMIKECEIKVENRGMADAQGSMSIASSLVGEDAKTKFLSKMGQLTTSGAMLANVFQRKK from the exons ATGGCGTCGGTCAACCCGTTTAATCTCAGTGATTCTGAGGAAGAGGCTGAGCGGCGCCCTAATGAAACAGTTGACACAGAGAGAAGCCCGAGTGGCGGGGCGCCAGGGCCACCGCCAGGGAATCCTTTCTCTCCGCCTGCGGACGCCGAGCCTCCGACGCTTCTGCTGTCTAGCAACCGGACGAGCCCCAGCGGTGAGGGCTCGGTGGCGGCCACCTCCGCTATGGCAGGCACCGCGGAGACACGGATATCTGTGGATGCTATAGCTGCTCAGCTATTACGGGACCAATATATTCTCACGGCGTTGGAGTTTCACACAGAACTGTTGGAAGCAGGCAGAGATCTCCCCAGGTTGAGGGATTATTTCTCTAACCCTGGCAACTTCGAGCGACAGAGCGGCACTCCGCCTGCCAAAGACCAGGTACTTGGACCGGGAGGACCACTGA ATCGAGCAGGCAGCATCAGCACCTTGGACTCTCTGGACTTTGCCCGGTACTCAGATGACGGCAACCGAGAGTCAGACGAGCGGGTGGCAG AGAGCGAAGTGCCCTctcaggagagaaaaaacttcAAGTCAAGTCCTGAAATTCAG GAGCCTATACGCCCACTGGAGAAAAGAGCCTTAAACTTCCTTGTGaatgaatatttattaaaaaatgaatataaactCTCATCCATCACCTTCTCTGATGAAAATGACGATCag GACTTTGAGTTGTGGGATGATGTCGGCCTCAACATTCCAAAACCCCCCGACCTGTTGCAGCTCTACAGGAACTGTGGTTCACCGCTCCCTTCTCCTCGGGACACCGTTGATGTGTCAGTAGGGGTGGATTTTGGCGATCTTCCAGGAAACTGCATTGCCCAAGATCCCCCAAAGAAGCTAGACCTCTCCCAACAG CAACAGACAGAAGTTGTCCAAGAGTTGGAATACCAGATCAGCCTCCTCAACAATGAGAAGCAGAGTCTAGCTGAGCAGATCAAGAAACTGCAGAG TGAGATTCAGACCCTGAAGAGGACCGTCTCCTCTCCACCTCCGGCCACTCTGGACCTGAGCTCCCAGAATGCATCTAACCCCTCTGcctgcaccaccaccaccacatccTCCACTGATCCTCTCTCTGTG CCTCCTACAGATAATGGCCAGTATCTGGACATCCGGGGGGTTTCAGAGCCAGAAACCAACCCGGACCCCCCCTCTTCTCAAAACATTACACAACCTCACCCACAGTCCCACAATAAGCTCAAGAGTCGGCCTCCTGTCCAGTTTGATCAACCTAACAG GAAGTTATCCCCGGCCTTCCAGCAAGCCCTGCTGTCCTTCTGCAGAATGTGCTCTGACAGCCGCTTGGGAGCAGAG GTGTCTCGTATAGCAGACAGTGAGGAGAGTGTGATGTTAATGCTGGGCCGCTGCCTCCCTCACATCGTACCGAATGTCCTTCTTGCTAAACGAGAG GAATTGATCCCACTCATCCTATGTACCGCCTGCCTTCACCCAGAGCCTAAAGAGAGAGACCAGCTCCTCCACATCCTCTTTAACCTAATCAAGAGACCAGATGATGAGCAGAG ACAAATGATCTTGACGGGGTGTGTTGCGTTTGCAAGGCACGTGGGTCCCACGCGTGTCGAGGCTGAATTGCTTCCTCAGTGCTGGGAACAG ATTAACCACAAATATCCAGAGAGGAGATTGTTGGTGGCAGAGTCCTGTGGAGCCTTAGCACCATACCTGCCT AAGGAGATCCGTAGCTCCTTGGTTCTGTCCATGTTGCAGCAGATGCTCGCTGAGGACAAGGCTGACATGGTCAGAGAGGCAGTGGTTAAGAGTCTTGGCATCATCATGGGTTACATAGATGACCCTGACAAATATTCCCAG GGTTTTGAGCTGATGCTGCTTTCACTTGGGGACCCATCAGAGCGGGTGGTCAGCGCAGTCCACCAGGTCTTCATTCCTGCCTTTGCTGCCTGGACCACAGAACTGGGCACCCTGCACACTGCACTCATCCCTTCTCTGTTGGCACGTATAGAGAAACTACTTATG CAAGGGGAACACGGTCTGGATGAACACAAGCTACACGTATTCCTGTCGGCACTACAGTCTCTCATCCCTCCTCTGTTTGCTGTGGTGCTGCAGAACGCACCTTTCACCAGCAGAGCCAAACTCAATGGAGAAATACCTGCAATAGAGG TGACCCGGTTCCCCAGGCCGGCTTCCCCCCTCCAAGACGTGGCAACCATTATCGGCAGTAGGGAGATGCTGAGTGCCCTGCTGCTGCTCTATGACCACCAGCTAGAGCATGAAGGAACCACCGGCTGGGACAGCCTGCTATGGGTGGTCAACcaact CCTTCCGCAGCTCATAGAGATTGTGGGTCGTATCAATGTGACGTCATCCACCTGCGTTCATGAGTTCTCCCGCTTCTTCTGGAGGCTCTGCCGCACCTTTGGCAAGATTTTTACCAACACTAAG GTTAAACCACAGTTCCAAGAGATCCTCCGGCTATCTGAAGAGAATGTCG ATGCTTCAGCAGGGAATGACATTCTCACCAAAGCCACAGTCCCCATCTACGCCACTGGAGTGCTGACTTGTTATAACCAG GATGAGGACCGCAAGTTGTTGGTTGGTTTCCTGGAGGATGTTATGACAACCCTGTCTCTGTCCCATGCACCTCTGGACAGCCTGAAGGCCTCCTTTGTAGAGCTAGG TGCCAACCCAGTGTACCATGAATTGCTGCTCACTGTTCTGTGGTATGGGGTAGTCCATACCTCTGCACTGGTCCGGTGTACTGCAGCACGGATGTTTGAG CTGCTGGTGAAGGGGGTGAATGAGACACTGGTAGCTCAGAGAGTGGTGCCGGCTCTCATCACACTGTCCTCCGACCCTGAAAT TTCAGTGAGGATATCGACTATTCCTGCCTTTGGTACCATCATGGAGACCGTCACACAAAAAGAG ctgctgGAGCGTGTAAAAATGCAGCTGGCATCATTCCTGGAAGACCCTCAGTACCAAGATCAGCACTCTTTGCACATGGAGATCATCAGGACATTTGGAAGGGTTGGACCTAATGCAGAGCCACGCTTTAGAGATGAGT ttgTGTTGCCACATCTTCACAAGCTGGCGCTGGCTAACAACAGCCAGACGGTGGAGAGCAAGAGGATCGACATCGCCACCCAGCTGTTTGAGGCCTACAGCGccctctcctgctgct TTATTTCTGAGGAGGTGATGGTCAACCACTTCCTGCCTGGCCTCAGGTGTCTGCGCACTGACATGGAGCAACTCTCTCCTGAGCACGAG GTTATTCTGAGTTCTATGATCAAAGAGTGTGAAATCAAGGTGGAAAACAGAGGAATGGCAGATGCACAAGG ATCCATGTCTATCGCCTCCAGTTTAGTGGGTGAAGATGCCAAGACCAAGTTCCTGAGCAAGATGGGTCAGCTAACCACCTCTGGCGCCATGCTGGCCAACGTCTTCCAGAGAAAGAAGTGA
- the relch gene encoding RAB11-binding protein RELCH homolog isoform X3 — translation MASVNPFNLSDSEEEAERRPNETVDTERSPSGGAPGPPPGNPFSPPADAEPPTLLLSSNRTSPSGEGSVAATSAMAGTAETRISVDAIAAQLLRDQYILTALEFHTELLEAGRDLPRLRDYFSNPGNFERQSGTPPAKDQVLGPGGPLNRAGSISTLDSLDFARYSDDGNRESDERVAVLEFELRKAKETIQALRANLTQAAESEVPSQERKNFKSSPEIQEPIRPLEKRALNFLVNEYLLKNEYKLSSITFSDENDDQDFELWDDVGLNIPKPPDLLQLYRNCGSPLPSPRDTVDVSVGVDFGDLPGNCIAQDPPKKLDLSQQQQTEVVQELEYQISLLNNEKQSLAEQIKKLQSEIQTLKRTVSSPPPATLDLSSQNASNPSACTTTTTSSTDPLSVPPTDNGQYLDIRGVSEPETNPDPPSSQNITQPHPQSHNKLKSRPPVQFDQPNRKLSPAFQQALLSFCRMCSDSRLGAEVSRIADSEESVMLMLGRCLPHIVPNVLLAKREELIPLILCTACLHPEPKERDQLLHILFNLIKRPDDEQRQMILTGCVAFARHVGPTRVEAELLPQCWEQINHKYPERRLLVAESCGALAPYLPKEIRSSLVLSMLQQMLAEDKADMVREAVVKSLGIIMGYIDDPDKYSQGFELMLLSLGDPSERVVSAVHQVFIPAFAAWTTELGTLHTALIPSLLARIEKLLMQGEHGLDEHKLHVFLSALQSLIPPLFAVVLQNAPFTSRAKLNGEIPAIEVTRFPRPASPLQDVATIIGSREMLSALLLLYDHQLEHEGTTGWDSLLWVVNQLLPQLIEIVGRINVTSSTCVHEFSRFFWRLCRTFGKIFTNTKVKPQFQEILRLSEENVDASAGNDILTKATVPIYATGVLTCYNQDEDRKLLVGFLEDVMTTLSLSHAPLDSLKASFVELGANPVYHELLLTVLWYGVVHTSALVRCTAARMFELVLRGMSEALVDRRAAPALITLCSGPEFSVRISTIPAFGTIMETVTQKELLERVKMQLASFLEDPQYQDQHSLHMEIIRTFGRVGPNAEPRFRDEFVLPHLHKLALANNSQTVESKRIDIATQLFEAYSALSCCFISEEVMVNHFLPGLRCLRTDMEQLSPEHEVILSSMIKECEIKVENRGMADAQGSMSIASSLVGEDAKTKFLSKMGQLTTSGAMLANVFQRKK, via the exons ATGGCGTCGGTCAACCCGTTTAATCTCAGTGATTCTGAGGAAGAGGCTGAGCGGCGCCCTAATGAAACAGTTGACACAGAGAGAAGCCCGAGTGGCGGGGCGCCAGGGCCACCGCCAGGGAATCCTTTCTCTCCGCCTGCGGACGCCGAGCCTCCGACGCTTCTGCTGTCTAGCAACCGGACGAGCCCCAGCGGTGAGGGCTCGGTGGCGGCCACCTCCGCTATGGCAGGCACCGCGGAGACACGGATATCTGTGGATGCTATAGCTGCTCAGCTATTACGGGACCAATATATTCTCACGGCGTTGGAGTTTCACACAGAACTGTTGGAAGCAGGCAGAGATCTCCCCAGGTTGAGGGATTATTTCTCTAACCCTGGCAACTTCGAGCGACAGAGCGGCACTCCGCCTGCCAAAGACCAGGTACTTGGACCGGGAGGACCACTGA ATCGAGCAGGCAGCATCAGCACCTTGGACTCTCTGGACTTTGCCCGGTACTCAGATGACGGCAACCGAGAGTCAGACGAGCGGGTGGCAG TGCTGGAGTTTGAACTACGGAAAGCAAAGGAGACCATTCAGGCTCTGCGCGCCAACTTGACTCAGGCAGCAG AGAGCGAAGTGCCCTctcaggagagaaaaaacttcAAGTCAAGTCCTGAAATTCAG GAGCCTATACGCCCACTGGAGAAAAGAGCCTTAAACTTCCTTGTGaatgaatatttattaaaaaatgaatataaactCTCATCCATCACCTTCTCTGATGAAAATGACGATCag GACTTTGAGTTGTGGGATGATGTCGGCCTCAACATTCCAAAACCCCCCGACCTGTTGCAGCTCTACAGGAACTGTGGTTCACCGCTCCCTTCTCCTCGGGACACCGTTGATGTGTCAGTAGGGGTGGATTTTGGCGATCTTCCAGGAAACTGCATTGCCCAAGATCCCCCAAAGAAGCTAGACCTCTCCCAACAG CAACAGACAGAAGTTGTCCAAGAGTTGGAATACCAGATCAGCCTCCTCAACAATGAGAAGCAGAGTCTAGCTGAGCAGATCAAGAAACTGCAGAG TGAGATTCAGACCCTGAAGAGGACCGTCTCCTCTCCACCTCCGGCCACTCTGGACCTGAGCTCCCAGAATGCATCTAACCCCTCTGcctgcaccaccaccaccacatccTCCACTGATCCTCTCTCTGTG CCTCCTACAGATAATGGCCAGTATCTGGACATCCGGGGGGTTTCAGAGCCAGAAACCAACCCGGACCCCCCCTCTTCTCAAAACATTACACAACCTCACCCACAGTCCCACAATAAGCTCAAGAGTCGGCCTCCTGTCCAGTTTGATCAACCTAACAG GAAGTTATCCCCGGCCTTCCAGCAAGCCCTGCTGTCCTTCTGCAGAATGTGCTCTGACAGCCGCTTGGGAGCAGAG GTGTCTCGTATAGCAGACAGTGAGGAGAGTGTGATGTTAATGCTGGGCCGCTGCCTCCCTCACATCGTACCGAATGTCCTTCTTGCTAAACGAGAG GAATTGATCCCACTCATCCTATGTACCGCCTGCCTTCACCCAGAGCCTAAAGAGAGAGACCAGCTCCTCCACATCCTCTTTAACCTAATCAAGAGACCAGATGATGAGCAGAG ACAAATGATCTTGACGGGGTGTGTTGCGTTTGCAAGGCACGTGGGTCCCACGCGTGTCGAGGCTGAATTGCTTCCTCAGTGCTGGGAACAG ATTAACCACAAATATCCAGAGAGGAGATTGTTGGTGGCAGAGTCCTGTGGAGCCTTAGCACCATACCTGCCT AAGGAGATCCGTAGCTCCTTGGTTCTGTCCATGTTGCAGCAGATGCTCGCTGAGGACAAGGCTGACATGGTCAGAGAGGCAGTGGTTAAGAGTCTTGGCATCATCATGGGTTACATAGATGACCCTGACAAATATTCCCAG GGTTTTGAGCTGATGCTGCTTTCACTTGGGGACCCATCAGAGCGGGTGGTCAGCGCAGTCCACCAGGTCTTCATTCCTGCCTTTGCTGCCTGGACCACAGAACTGGGCACCCTGCACACTGCACTCATCCCTTCTCTGTTGGCACGTATAGAGAAACTACTTATG CAAGGGGAACACGGTCTGGATGAACACAAGCTACACGTATTCCTGTCGGCACTACAGTCTCTCATCCCTCCTCTGTTTGCTGTGGTGCTGCAGAACGCACCTTTCACCAGCAGAGCCAAACTCAATGGAGAAATACCTGCAATAGAGG TGACCCGGTTCCCCAGGCCGGCTTCCCCCCTCCAAGACGTGGCAACCATTATCGGCAGTAGGGAGATGCTGAGTGCCCTGCTGCTGCTCTATGACCACCAGCTAGAGCATGAAGGAACCACCGGCTGGGACAGCCTGCTATGGGTGGTCAACcaact CCTTCCGCAGCTCATAGAGATTGTGGGTCGTATCAATGTGACGTCATCCACCTGCGTTCATGAGTTCTCCCGCTTCTTCTGGAGGCTCTGCCGCACCTTTGGCAAGATTTTTACCAACACTAAG GTTAAACCACAGTTCCAAGAGATCCTCCGGCTATCTGAAGAGAATGTCG ATGCTTCAGCAGGGAATGACATTCTCACCAAAGCCACAGTCCCCATCTACGCCACTGGAGTGCTGACTTGTTATAACCAG GATGAGGACCGCAAGTTGTTGGTTGGTTTCCTGGAGGATGTTATGACAACCCTGTCTCTGTCCCATGCACCTCTGGACAGCCTGAAGGCCTCCTTTGTAGAGCTAGG TGCCAACCCAGTGTACCATGAATTGCTGCTCACTGTTCTGTGGTATGGGGTAGTCCATACCTCTGCACTGGTCCGGTGTACTGCAGCACGGATGTTTGAG TTGGTTCTCCGAGGCATGAGTGAAGCATTAGTAGATCGCCGTGCGGCTCCGGCCCTTATAACTCTGTGCAGTGGGCCTGAATT TTCAGTGAGGATATCGACTATTCCTGCCTTTGGTACCATCATGGAGACCGTCACACAAAAAGAG ctgctgGAGCGTGTAAAAATGCAGCTGGCATCATTCCTGGAAGACCCTCAGTACCAAGATCAGCACTCTTTGCACATGGAGATCATCAGGACATTTGGAAGGGTTGGACCTAATGCAGAGCCACGCTTTAGAGATGAGT ttgTGTTGCCACATCTTCACAAGCTGGCGCTGGCTAACAACAGCCAGACGGTGGAGAGCAAGAGGATCGACATCGCCACCCAGCTGTTTGAGGCCTACAGCGccctctcctgctgct TTATTTCTGAGGAGGTGATGGTCAACCACTTCCTGCCTGGCCTCAGGTGTCTGCGCACTGACATGGAGCAACTCTCTCCTGAGCACGAG GTTATTCTGAGTTCTATGATCAAAGAGTGTGAAATCAAGGTGGAAAACAGAGGAATGGCAGATGCACAAGG ATCCATGTCTATCGCCTCCAGTTTAGTGGGTGAAGATGCCAAGACCAAGTTCCTGAGCAAGATGGGTCAGCTAACCACCTCTGGCGCCATGCTGGCCAACGTCTTCCAGAGAAAGAAGTGA